One window from the genome of Vibrio vulnificus NBRC 15645 = ATCC 27562 encodes:
- the atpD gene encoding F0F1 ATP synthase subunit beta — MATGKIVQIIGAVVDVEFPQSDVPSVYDALNVKDSKERLVLEVQQQLGGGVVRCIVMGSSDGLRRGVEVVNTGAPISVPVGTKTLGRIMNVLGDAIDERGEIGAEELYSIHRPAPSYEEQSNATELLETGVKVIDLICPFAKGGKIGLFGGAGVGKTVNMMELINNIALQHSGLSVFAGVGERTREGNDFYHEMQEAGVVNIEKPEESKVAMVYGQMNEPPGNRLRVALTGLTMAERFRDEGRDVLLFVDNIYRYTLAGTEVSALLGRMPSAVGYQPTLAEEMGVLQERITSTKQGSITSVQAVYVPADDLTDPSPATTFAHLDATVVLNRNIAAMGLYPAIDPLDSTSRQLDPLVVGQEHYDTARGVQQTLQRYKELKDIIAILGMDELSESDKQVVARARKIERFLTQPYHVAEVFTGDPGVYVPLKETLRGFKGLLAGEYDDIPEQAFMYCGTIDEAIENAKKL, encoded by the coding sequence ATGGCTACAGGTAAGATCGTACAGATCATCGGTGCGGTAGTCGACGTAGAGTTCCCACAGAGCGATGTACCAAGTGTATACGACGCTCTAAACGTAAAGGACTCAAAAGAGCGTCTTGTTCTTGAAGTTCAACAACAGCTAGGCGGTGGCGTAGTTCGTTGTATCGTAATGGGTAGCTCTGATGGTTTACGTCGTGGAGTTGAAGTAGTAAATACAGGCGCTCCAATTTCAGTACCAGTAGGTACTAAGACCCTAGGTCGTATCATGAACGTGCTTGGTGATGCGATTGACGAGCGTGGTGAGATCGGTGCAGAAGAACTGTACTCAATTCACCGTCCAGCGCCAAGCTACGAAGAACAGTCAAACGCGACTGAGCTTCTAGAAACAGGCGTTAAAGTAATCGACTTGATTTGTCCTTTCGCTAAGGGTGGTAAAATCGGTCTATTCGGTGGTGCAGGTGTAGGTAAGACCGTTAACATGATGGAACTTATCAACAACATCGCACTACAACACTCTGGTCTATCTGTATTCGCAGGTGTTGGTGAGCGTACTCGTGAGGGTAACGACTTCTACCACGAGATGCAGGAAGCGGGCGTTGTAAACATCGAGAAGCCTGAAGAATCAAAAGTAGCGATGGTTTACGGTCAGATGAACGAGCCACCGGGCAACCGTCTACGTGTTGCACTGACAGGCCTGACAATGGCAGAGCGTTTCCGTGACGAAGGTCGTGACGTTCTATTGTTCGTCGACAACATCTACCGTTACACGCTTGCGGGTACAGAAGTATCTGCACTGCTAGGTCGTATGCCTTCAGCGGTAGGTTACCAGCCAACTCTTGCAGAAGAGATGGGTGTACTTCAGGAGCGTATCACGTCAACGAAGCAAGGTTCTATCACGTCTGTACAGGCGGTATACGTACCTGCGGATGACTTGACTGACCCGTCTCCAGCAACAACGTTCGCGCACTTGGATGCAACGGTTGTACTTAACCGTAACATCGCAGCGATGGGTCTATACCCAGCGATCGACCCACTGGATTCGACGTCTCGTCAGCTAGACCCACTTGTTGTAGGTCAAGAACACTATGACACTGCTCGTGGTGTTCAGCAGACACTTCAGCGCTACAAAGAGCTGAAAGACATCATCGCAATCCTAGGTATGGACGAGCTATCTGAATCAGATAAGCAAGTGGTTGCGCGTGCACGTAAGATTGAGCGTTTCCTAACTCAGCCTTACCACGTAGCGGAAGTATTTACAGGCGACCCTGGTGTTTACGTACCTCTTAAAGAGACTCTACGTGGCTTCAAAGGTCTACTAGCTGGTGAATACGATGACATTCCAGAGCAAGCGTTTATGTACTGCGGTACTATCGACGAAGCGATTGAGAATGCTAAGAAGCTATAA
- a CDS encoding F0F1 ATP synthase subunit epsilon, with protein MAAITFHLDVVSAEKKIFSGRVETFQVTGSEGELGIFHGHTPLLTAIKPGMVRIVKLHGEEEFIYVSGGIVEVQPGTATVLADTAIRGEELDAAKAEEAKRRAKENILNQHGDMDFAQAASELAKAIAQLRVIELTKKRR; from the coding sequence ATGGCAGCAATAACCTTTCATCTGGATGTAGTAAGCGCGGAGAAGAAAATCTTTTCTGGTCGCGTTGAAACGTTTCAGGTGACCGGTAGCGAGGGTGAGCTGGGTATTTTCCATGGCCACACACCGCTGCTGACCGCTATCAAGCCTGGTATGGTGCGTATTGTTAAACTTCACGGCGAAGAAGAGTTCATTTATGTCTCTGGTGGTATCGTAGAAGTTCAGCCTGGTACTGCAACAGTACTGGCTGATACTGCGATTCGTGGTGAAGAACTAGACGCAGCGAAGGCAGAAGAAGCAAAACGTCGTGCGAAAGAGAATATTCTCAACCAGCATGGCGATATGGACTTCGCACAAGCGGCCAGTGAACTGGCTAAAGCCATTGCTCAGCTTCGTGTTATCGAGCTGACAAAGAAACGTCGTTAA
- the glmU gene encoding bifunctional UDP-N-acetylglucosamine diphosphorylase/glucosamine-1-phosphate N-acetyltransferase GlmU: MKFSAVILAAGKGTRMYSNMPKVLHTLAGKPMVKHVIDTCTGLGAQNIHLVYGHGGDQMQAALAEEPVNWVLQAEQLGTGHAVDQASPQFQDDEKILVLYGDVPLISSETIESLLDAQPKGGIALLTVVLDNPTGYGRIVRKNGPVVAIVEQKDANEEQKLIKEINTGVMVATGGDLKRWLAGLNNNNAQGEYYLTDVIAAAHDEGNAVEAVHPVSPIEVEGVNDRAQLARLERAFQAAQANKLLEQGVMLRDPARFDLRGELQCGLDVEIDVNVIIEGNVSLGDNVVIGAGCVLKDCEIDDNTIVRPYSVIEGATVGEQCTVGPFTRLRPGAEMCNDSHVGNFVEVKNARIGEGSKANHLTYLGDAEIGQRTNIGAGTITCNYDGANKFKTIIGNDVFVGSDSQLVAPVTIADGATIGAGTTLTKDVAEGELVITRAKERKITGWQRPVKKK, from the coding sequence ATGAAATTTAGCGCGGTGATTCTCGCGGCGGGGAAAGGAACCCGTATGTACTCAAACATGCCCAAGGTGCTGCACACGCTTGCAGGTAAGCCAATGGTGAAGCATGTGATTGATACTTGCACAGGCTTAGGTGCTCAGAACATTCATTTGGTGTACGGCCACGGTGGTGACCAAATGCAGGCTGCGTTGGCGGAAGAGCCGGTTAATTGGGTGCTGCAAGCTGAACAATTGGGTACTGGCCACGCGGTGGATCAAGCCTCTCCTCAGTTTCAGGACGATGAAAAAATCCTCGTGCTATACGGTGACGTTCCACTTATCTCTTCTGAAACCATTGAAAGTTTGCTCGATGCCCAGCCTAAAGGCGGTATCGCATTATTAACAGTCGTTCTAGACAATCCAACTGGCTACGGTCGCATCGTACGTAAAAACGGTCCTGTGGTGGCGATCGTCGAGCAAAAAGACGCGAATGAAGAGCAAAAACTAATTAAAGAGATCAACACGGGCGTAATGGTAGCGACCGGCGGTGATCTGAAGCGTTGGCTTGCTGGCTTAAATAATAACAATGCTCAAGGTGAGTACTACCTAACAGACGTCATTGCTGCTGCGCATGATGAAGGCAATGCGGTTGAAGCGGTTCACCCAGTTAGCCCAATCGAAGTGGAAGGGGTGAATGATCGCGCTCAGTTGGCTCGTCTTGAGCGTGCATTCCAAGCAGCCCAAGCGAACAAGCTGCTTGAGCAAGGTGTGATGTTGCGTGATCCTGCGCGCTTTGACCTACGTGGTGAACTGCAGTGTGGCCTTGATGTTGAAATCGATGTGAATGTGATCATTGAAGGTAACGTCTCCCTTGGTGATAACGTGGTTATCGGTGCAGGCTGTGTGCTAAAAGACTGTGAAATCGATGATAACACCATCGTTCGTCCATACAGTGTTATTGAAGGTGCAACAGTGGGTGAGCAATGTACCGTTGGTCCGTTTACTCGTCTGCGTCCTGGCGCTGAGATGTGTAACGACTCTCACGTGGGTAACTTTGTCGAAGTAAAAAATGCACGTATTGGTGAGGGGTCTAAAGCCAACCACCTGACTTATCTTGGCGATGCTGAAATCGGTCAACGCACCAATATCGGTGCTGGTACTATTACCTGCAACTACGATGGCGCTAACAAATTCAAAACCATCATCGGTAACGACGTGTTTGTTGGTTCAGATAGCCAACTGGTCGCTCCGGTGACGATTGCTGATGGTGCAACTATTGGTGCCGGTACCACCTTGACCAAAGATGTTGCAGAAGGTGAGTTAGTGATTACTCGCGCCAAAGAACGCAAAATTACAGGCTGGCAACGCCCAGTTAAGAAAAAGTAA
- a CDS encoding amino acid ABC transporter permease, with amino-acid sequence MTCRYLCLMMLLPLTGCSDYQWGWYVLDPTTEQGLTNVKFLIAGFADTISVSLLSMLFAMTLGLMVALPALSPRKSLQRLNRIYVEVIRAIPVLVLLLWVYYGLPTLLDVSLDHYWAGIIALTIAESAFMAEVFRGGIQSIGRGQHEAAKSLGLNYWQKMRLVILPQAFRQMLPALGNQFVYILKMSSLVSVIGLSDLTRRANELVVNEYLPLEIYTFLVLEYLLLILMVSQAVRWLEKRSAIPSH; translated from the coding sequence GTGACCTGTCGATATTTATGTTTAATGATGTTACTGCCACTGACTGGCTGTTCTGACTATCAATGGGGCTGGTATGTGCTTGATCCGACGACCGAGCAAGGCCTAACGAACGTGAAGTTTCTTATCGCTGGCTTTGCCGACACCATCAGCGTATCGCTACTCAGTATGCTGTTTGCCATGACTCTGGGCTTAATGGTTGCCCTACCGGCCCTTTCTCCCCGCAAATCCCTACAACGCTTAAACCGGATTTACGTTGAAGTAATACGTGCCATTCCCGTGTTGGTTCTGCTGTTGTGGGTGTATTACGGCCTACCCACATTACTCGATGTTTCACTAGACCATTATTGGGCGGGAATTATTGCACTAACGATCGCGGAAAGTGCATTTATGGCAGAAGTGTTTCGCGGTGGCATTCAATCTATCGGTCGTGGCCAACATGAAGCAGCAAAGTCGCTTGGTCTCAACTATTGGCAAAAAATGCGTTTGGTGATTTTGCCGCAAGCATTTCGTCAGATGCTGCCCGCGCTCGGCAACCAGTTTGTTTATATTCTCAAGATGAGCTCATTGGTCAGTGTCATTGGTCTAAGTGATTTGACGAGGCGAGCCAATGAGTTGGTGGTGAATGAGTACTTACCTCTAGAGATTTATACTTTCTTAGTGCTGGAATATTTGCTGTTGATCTTGATGGTGTCTCAAGCCGTACGTTGGCTAGAAAAGCGCAGTGCCATTCCCAGCCATTAG